Proteins encoded within one genomic window of Amycolatopsis sp. 2-15:
- a CDS encoding NAD-dependent epimerase/dehydratase family protein — MRIFLAGASGVVGRRVVPALLAEGHEVIGLARGAGSADRITALGATAVLGDVYDAPALAEIVRAAAPDVVMHQLTDLGSGDRAANAHVRTVGTRNLVDAAKAAGVRRIVAQSIAWAYEPGAAPAPEDTPLDLAGAPDRLGSVSGVAALETAVSELPEWVVLRYGTLYGPDTWYTAGALMAQLAAAGNLPATADVTSFLHLDDAASAALAALTWPTGPVNICDDEPAAGYEWVPAFCASVGAPTASRTDGDRTPWARGADNTHARKDLGWLPSRPSWREGFKLG, encoded by the coding sequence ATGCGGATCTTCCTCGCCGGTGCGTCCGGCGTTGTCGGGCGCCGGGTGGTGCCGGCGCTGCTCGCGGAGGGCCACGAGGTGATCGGGCTGGCCCGCGGCGCCGGGTCGGCCGACCGGATCACCGCACTCGGCGCGACGGCCGTGCTCGGCGACGTGTACGACGCGCCCGCGCTGGCCGAGATCGTCCGCGCCGCCGCGCCGGACGTCGTGATGCACCAGCTGACCGACCTCGGCTCGGGCGACCGCGCCGCGAACGCCCACGTGCGCACCGTCGGCACGCGTAACCTCGTCGATGCGGCGAAGGCGGCCGGGGTGCGGCGGATCGTCGCGCAGAGCATCGCGTGGGCCTACGAGCCCGGCGCCGCGCCCGCACCGGAGGACACACCGCTCGACCTGGCGGGCGCCCCCGACCGGCTCGGCTCGGTGTCGGGCGTCGCCGCCCTGGAGACGGCGGTGTCGGAACTGCCCGAGTGGGTGGTCCTGCGCTACGGCACCCTCTACGGCCCGGACACCTGGTACACCGCCGGCGCCCTCATGGCCCAGCTCGCCGCGGCCGGCAACCTCCCGGCCACCGCCGACGTCACCAGCTTCCTCCACCTCGACGATGCCGCCTCGGCCGCACTCGCCGCCCTCACCTGGCCCACCGGCCCGGTCAACATCTGCGACGACGAGCCCGCGGCGGGCTACGAGTGGGTCCCCGCGTTCTGCGCCTCCGTCGGGGCGCCGACAGCTTCCCGGACCGACGGTGACCGCACCCCGTGGGCACGGGGAGCGGACAACACGCACGCCCGCAAGGACCTGGGCTGGCTGCCGAGCCGGCCTTCGTGGCGGGAGGGTTTCAAGCTGGGCTGA
- a CDS encoding PLP-dependent aminotransferase family protein: MSSLGIDLHLEAGGEPRARSIEAALREAVTSGRLPAGTRLPGTRSLADDLGIARGTVVEAYAQLVAEGWLVSTTGSGTRVAETRLPAAKAVPEVEPRLLDLRPGRPDLSLFPHTLWSASVKRTLAAAGPSSLDYGDPAGSRLLREAVATYVSRTRGVRAEAEAVVITTGFTHGLALLARALRESGLSVIGTEDPGLVHHRRLIHGAGLATAPLPVGPFGADPAALDPDVRAVLLTPAHQHPRGVVLSPDLRTAFLDRARARDGFVIEDDYDGEFRYDKQPVGALQALDPSRVVFAGSTSKSLAPGLRLGWLVLPPRLRIPVLDALAVTGASVGAPGQLALADLLRRGDYDRHVRRARATYQKRRAELATRLATLTDVPLDGVPAGLHALLPLASWQEEKRLVDTGLHAGVRLLGLHTSGYWHGTDPRAGLVLGYATPPQHSWHPALDTLARLLEGAEIAAW, translated from the coding sequence GTGAGCTCGCTCGGGATCGACCTGCACCTCGAGGCGGGCGGCGAACCGCGGGCCCGCTCGATCGAGGCCGCGCTGCGGGAGGCGGTGACGTCCGGGCGGCTGCCCGCCGGCACGCGCCTGCCCGGCACCCGCAGCCTGGCCGACGACCTCGGGATCGCGCGCGGCACCGTCGTCGAGGCCTACGCGCAGCTGGTGGCCGAGGGCTGGCTGGTGAGCACGACCGGGTCGGGCACCCGCGTCGCCGAAACCCGGCTCCCCGCGGCGAAGGCGGTGCCGGAGGTCGAGCCGCGCCTGCTCGACCTCCGGCCGGGGCGCCCGGATCTGAGCCTGTTCCCGCACACGCTGTGGTCGGCCAGCGTGAAACGCACCCTGGCGGCGGCGGGACCGTCCAGTTTGGACTACGGCGACCCGGCCGGTTCACGGCTGCTGCGCGAAGCCGTGGCCACGTACGTGTCACGAACGCGCGGTGTCCGCGCGGAAGCCGAGGCCGTCGTGATCACGACCGGCTTCACCCACGGCCTCGCCTTGCTGGCGCGGGCCCTGCGGGAGTCGGGGCTGTCCGTGATCGGCACGGAGGACCCCGGCCTCGTCCACCACCGGCGCCTCATCCACGGCGCCGGACTCGCGACCGCACCGCTTCCCGTGGGTCCTTTCGGCGCGGACCCTGCCGCGCTGGATCCGGACGTTCGCGCCGTGCTGCTCACGCCCGCCCACCAGCACCCGCGCGGTGTCGTCCTGAGCCCCGATCTGCGCACGGCCTTCCTCGACCGGGCCCGCGCCCGCGACGGCTTCGTCATCGAGGACGACTACGACGGCGAGTTCCGCTACGACAAACAGCCCGTGGGCGCGCTGCAGGCCCTGGACCCGTCCCGCGTGGTCTTCGCGGGCAGCACCAGCAAATCCCTGGCGCCCGGCCTGCGCCTCGGCTGGCTCGTGCTGCCGCCGCGGCTGCGCATCCCGGTCCTCGACGCGCTGGCCGTCACCGGCGCGTCCGTCGGCGCCCCCGGCCAGCTCGCCCTCGCCGACCTGCTCCGGCGCGGCGACTACGACCGCCACGTCCGCCGCGCCCGCGCCACCTACCAGAAGCGGCGCGCCGAACTGGCCACCCGCCTCGCCACCCTCACCGACGTCCCCCTCGACGGCGTCCCCGCCGGCCTCCACGCCCTGCTCCCCCTGGCGTCGTGGCAAGAGGAAAAGCGCCTCGTCGACACCGGCCTCCACGCGGGCGTCCGCCTGCTGGGCCTGCACACCTCGGGCTACTGGCACGGCACCGACCCCCGTGCCGGCCTGGTCCTCGGCTACGCCACCCCACCGCAACACTCGTGGCACCCAGCGCTGGACACCCTGGCCCGGCTGCTGGAGGGCGCCGAGATCGCCGCTTGGTGA
- a CDS encoding sigma-70 family RNA polymerase sigma factor: MTEVAGGGLTDAVAAFEAARPRLFGIAYRLLGTAADAEDVVQDTWIRWQSTDRDVVRNAEAFLVTTASRLALTAATSARARRELYVGPWLPEPIPTADGTDVTVERGEALELAVLVLLERLTPQERAVYVLKEAFDYPYRDIAGFLDISEQHARQLSHRARGHVTRERGARVSPAERDRLLRAFLAAAQQGDLEGLQSLLAEHAVAYSDGGGVVTAARKPIAGRERVAQYLVRTVGIHGQQVDTSVVAANGQHVVLVSRAGEPLAACWVDASPLGIDQVCFVVNPAKLARLAAAVAG; the protein is encoded by the coding sequence GTGACCGAAGTGGCCGGTGGTGGACTGACCGACGCGGTGGCGGCGTTCGAAGCCGCGCGCCCGCGCCTGTTCGGCATCGCCTACCGGCTGCTGGGCACGGCGGCCGACGCGGAGGACGTGGTGCAGGACACGTGGATCCGCTGGCAGAGCACGGATCGCGACGTGGTGCGCAACGCCGAGGCGTTCCTCGTCACCACCGCGAGCCGGCTGGCGCTGACCGCCGCGACCTCGGCCCGGGCGCGCCGCGAGCTCTACGTCGGCCCGTGGCTGCCCGAACCGATCCCCACCGCCGACGGCACCGACGTCACGGTGGAGCGCGGCGAGGCGCTCGAACTCGCCGTGCTGGTGTTGCTCGAACGGCTCACTCCGCAGGAGCGCGCGGTGTACGTGCTGAAGGAGGCCTTCGACTACCCGTACCGCGACATCGCCGGGTTCCTCGACATCAGCGAGCAGCACGCGCGCCAGCTGAGCCACCGGGCGCGGGGCCACGTGACCCGTGAACGCGGCGCGCGCGTGAGTCCCGCCGAGCGCGACCGGTTGCTGCGGGCGTTCCTCGCGGCGGCGCAGCAGGGTGATCTCGAAGGTCTGCAGAGCCTGCTGGCCGAGCACGCCGTCGCGTACTCGGACGGTGGCGGCGTGGTCACGGCCGCGCGCAAACCGATCGCCGGCCGCGAACGCGTGGCGCAGTACCTGGTGCGGACGGTCGGAATCCACGGGCAGCAGGTCGACACCTCCGTCGTGGCGGCGAACGGGCAGCACGTGGTGCTCGTCTCGCGCGCCGGCGAACCGCTCGCGGCGTGCTGGGTGGACGCGTCGCCGCTGGGCATCGACCAGGTCTGTTTCGTCGTGAACCCGGCGAAGCTCGCCCGGCTGGCCGCGGCGGTCGCGGGGTGA
- a CDS encoding RrF2 family transcriptional regulator, with protein sequence MNQGVEWSVHVLLSLAWLDDDEPVSTASLAASYELPVAYLNKQLQALVRAGLLRSLPGARGGFVLARRPEDITLMDVVAAIEGREFAFQCTEIRQHGMGQEAPQSAFRRKCAVDSAMQHAELQWRKALAAKTIADIRAEADSHAPSAARLARKAYGRA encoded by the coding sequence ATGAACCAGGGTGTCGAGTGGTCCGTCCACGTCCTGCTGTCGCTCGCGTGGCTCGACGACGACGAACCGGTGTCCACCGCGTCCCTCGCGGCCAGCTACGAGCTTCCTGTGGCGTACCTGAACAAACAGCTGCAAGCCCTCGTGCGCGCGGGGCTGCTGCGTTCGCTCCCGGGCGCGCGCGGCGGATTCGTGCTCGCGCGCCGGCCCGAGGACATCACGCTGATGGACGTGGTCGCCGCCATCGAGGGTCGGGAGTTCGCGTTCCAGTGCACCGAGATCCGGCAGCACGGGATGGGCCAGGAGGCGCCGCAGAGCGCGTTCCGCCGCAAGTGCGCGGTCGACTCGGCCATGCAGCACGCCGAGCTCCAGTGGCGCAAAGCCCTGGCGGCCAAGACGATCGCCGACATCCGGGCCGAAGCCGACAGCCACGCTCCTTCGGCCGCCCGGCTCGCCCGCAAGGCCTACGGACGCGCCTGA
- a CDS encoding cupin domain-containing protein — protein sequence MILSPGSRSTYDNLLTRTPPFVPEGAHFMVGTVSIPPGDPGSGPHRHSGPVFGYVLEGEILFELEGEEPYPIKAGEAFWEPGGEVVHYQAGNLREDIESKFVVCMVCAPDVPMLTFLDDDEIRERDHLRHPKARRSA from the coding sequence ATGATTCTTTCACCCGGCTCACGCAGCACCTACGACAACCTGCTCACGCGCACCCCGCCGTTCGTCCCGGAGGGCGCGCACTTCATGGTCGGCACCGTCTCGATCCCGCCCGGCGACCCAGGCAGCGGCCCGCACCGGCATTCCGGTCCCGTGTTCGGCTACGTGCTCGAAGGCGAGATCCTCTTCGAGCTCGAAGGCGAGGAGCCCTACCCGATCAAGGCCGGCGAGGCGTTCTGGGAGCCCGGCGGCGAGGTGGTGCACTACCAGGCCGGCAACCTGCGCGAGGACATCGAGAGCAAGTTCGTGGTCTGCATGGTCTGCGCGCCCGACGTACCGATGCTCACGTTCCTCGACGACGACGAGATCCGCGAACGCGACCACCTGCGGCACCCGAAGGCCCGCCGCTCGGCCTGA
- a CDS encoding TROVE domain-containing protein yields MAKFNILGALRAARSPISSEAVASGHTYEGGPGYARDAKSELFLLAVTNMVGEHTFYESAEQRDTRYAELVRAATLADPEWTVRFLAWLRREANLRTAALVGAAEFAAARREAGLEGLSRQAVNSVLQRADEPGELLAYWTGVHGRAVPKPVKRGIADAAQRLYTESSYLKWDSDARGFRFADVLGLTHPGPRVGWQDALFEHVLDVRFHADREIPAALGTLGAHRELMAWPVERRRELVESATAPEALRRAGMTWESLAGWLQGPLTSAAWESMIPSMGYMALLRNLRNFDQAGVSDEVAQAVATRLADPEQVARSRQLPMRFLSAYRAAPSLRWAWALEQAITHSLANVPVLPGRTLILVDTSWSMTSRFSKDGTLKRWDAAAVFGLALGQRCEKADIVSFSDDTREFPLRQRESLLKAVDRWRADGYFLGNGTDTQLAVGKHERGHDRVVILTDEQAAHGDVGRSVPAATPLYTWNLAGYERGHAPSGGRYRHTFGGLTDQAFRMIPLLEAGRDADWPF; encoded by the coding sequence ATGGCCAAGTTCAACATCCTCGGCGCGCTGCGGGCGGCCCGCTCGCCGATCTCCAGCGAGGCCGTCGCGAGCGGGCACACCTACGAAGGCGGGCCCGGCTACGCACGCGATGCCAAGAGCGAGCTGTTCCTGCTCGCCGTGACCAACATGGTCGGCGAGCACACCTTCTACGAGAGCGCCGAACAGCGCGACACCCGCTACGCCGAGCTCGTGCGCGCCGCGACGCTGGCTGATCCCGAGTGGACGGTCCGCTTCCTCGCGTGGCTGCGCCGGGAAGCGAACCTGCGGACCGCGGCGCTGGTCGGCGCGGCCGAGTTCGCGGCGGCCCGGCGTGAGGCCGGCCTCGAAGGGCTGTCGCGCCAGGCCGTGAACAGCGTGCTCCAGCGGGCCGACGAGCCGGGTGAGCTGCTGGCCTACTGGACCGGCGTCCACGGCCGCGCCGTGCCCAAGCCGGTGAAGCGCGGTATCGCCGACGCCGCCCAGCGCCTCTACACCGAGAGCTCCTACCTCAAGTGGGACTCCGACGCGCGCGGGTTCCGGTTCGCCGACGTCCTCGGGCTGACGCACCCCGGCCCGCGCGTCGGCTGGCAGGACGCGCTGTTCGAGCACGTCCTCGACGTCCGTTTCCACGCCGACCGCGAGATCCCGGCCGCACTGGGGACTCTCGGCGCGCACCGGGAGCTGATGGCGTGGCCGGTCGAGCGACGGCGCGAGCTGGTCGAGTCCGCCACGGCGCCCGAGGCGCTGCGCCGCGCCGGGATGACGTGGGAGTCGCTCGCCGGGTGGCTCCAGGGGCCGCTGACCTCGGCCGCGTGGGAGTCGATGATCCCGTCCATGGGCTACATGGCGCTGCTGCGCAACCTGCGCAACTTCGACCAGGCCGGGGTTTCCGACGAGGTGGCGCAGGCCGTCGCCACGCGGCTCGCCGACCCGGAGCAAGTCGCGCGGTCGCGTCAGCTGCCGATGCGGTTCCTCTCGGCCTACCGCGCGGCCCCGTCGCTGCGGTGGGCGTGGGCGCTGGAACAGGCGATCACGCACTCGCTCGCCAACGTCCCGGTGCTGCCGGGCCGCACGCTGATCCTGGTGGACACCTCGTGGTCGATGACCTCGCGGTTCTCGAAGGACGGCACGCTGAAGAGGTGGGACGCGGCCGCGGTGTTCGGGCTCGCGCTCGGGCAGCGGTGCGAGAAGGCCGACATCGTGTCGTTCTCCGACGACACCCGCGAGTTCCCGCTGCGGCAGCGGGAGTCGCTGCTGAAGGCGGTGGACCGCTGGAGGGCCGACGGGTACTTCCTCGGCAACGGCACCGACACGCAGCTGGCCGTCGGGAAGCACGAGCGCGGCCACGACCGCGTCGTGATCCTCACCGACGAGCAGGCCGCGCACGGCGACGTCGGGCGGTCCGTGCCGGCGGCCACCCCGCTGTACACGTGGAACCTGGCCGGGTACGAGCGTGGCCACGCGCCCAGCGGCGGCCGTTACCGGCACACGTTCGGCGGCCTGACCGACCAGGCCTTCCGGATGATCCCGCTCCTGGAGGCCGGGCGCGACGCCGACTGGCCGTTCTGA
- a CDS encoding nuclear transport factor 2 family protein, with amino-acid sequence MTTALPQTVVGYLAAHETRDADRALPHFTPDATVADDGRTYHGPAEIRGWLEGAASEHTYTSTLIATEQIDDDHVVATHHLEGDFPGGQVDLHFRFTLDHGLISRLVIEP; translated from the coding sequence ATGACCACCGCACTGCCGCAGACCGTCGTCGGCTACCTCGCCGCGCACGAAACCCGCGACGCCGACCGCGCGCTGCCGCACTTCACCCCCGACGCCACCGTCGCCGACGACGGCCGCACCTACCACGGCCCCGCCGAAATCCGCGGCTGGCTCGAGGGCGCCGCGAGCGAACACACCTACACCAGCACGCTCATCGCCACCGAGCAGATCGACGACGACCACGTCGTCGCCACGCACCACCTCGAAGGCGATTTCCCCGGCGGGCAGGTCGATCTGCACTTCCGCTTCACGCTCGACCACGGCCTGATCTCGCGGCTGGTCATCGAACCCTGA
- a CDS encoding MerR family transcriptional regulator, with translation MRSGLTIGEFAQLTRLSVRTLRRYHEAGLLAPASVDDATGYRYYAREQIPNAQVIHRLRELDVPLAEVKHILAAGDPRTRADLVAGHLRRLEDRLDRTRAAVTSLRRLLKPDVEELAVELRSVPARTVAAIEATVDLDHVLQWYDVAMSELDAAVAGREGFTPPGGLYDNELFTSGRGTALAYRPVPDAPAVGRVAPHTLPATDLAVTVHVGDHDDLDVAYGRLGNWVVEHALAVAGPVHETYLCGPRDDPDPRAWRTEIGWPVFRVSPV, from the coding sequence ATGCGGTCAGGCCTGACGATCGGCGAGTTCGCCCAGCTCACGCGCTTGAGCGTGCGCACGCTGCGCCGGTACCACGAGGCGGGGCTGCTGGCTCCCGCGTCGGTCGACGACGCCACGGGCTACCGCTACTACGCGCGCGAGCAGATCCCGAACGCCCAGGTGATCCACCGCTTGCGCGAGCTCGACGTGCCGCTGGCCGAGGTGAAACACATCCTCGCCGCGGGGGATCCGCGAACGCGCGCCGACCTCGTCGCCGGCCACCTGCGACGGCTGGAGGACCGGCTGGACCGCACGCGCGCCGCGGTCACGTCGTTGCGGCGGCTGCTGAAGCCCGACGTCGAGGAGCTGGCGGTCGAGCTGCGCTCGGTCCCCGCGCGGACCGTCGCGGCGATCGAGGCCACTGTGGACCTCGACCACGTGCTGCAGTGGTACGACGTGGCGATGTCCGAACTGGACGCCGCTGTCGCCGGCCGCGAGGGCTTCACGCCGCCGGGCGGGCTGTACGACAACGAGCTGTTCACGTCCGGCCGGGGCACGGCCCTGGCCTACCGGCCGGTGCCCGACGCCCCGGCGGTCGGCCGCGTTGCGCCGCACACGCTTCCGGCCACGGACCTCGCCGTGACAGTGCACGTCGGCGACCACGACGACCTCGACGTCGCCTACGGCCGGCTGGGCAACTGGGTGGTGGAGCACGCGCTCGCGGTGGCCGGTCCCGTGCACGAGACCTACCTGTGCGGCCCGCGCGACGACCCGGACCCGCGGGCGTGGCGCACGGAGATCGGCTGGCCGGTGTTCCGGGTTTCGCCGGTCTGA
- a CDS encoding MFS transporter, protein MLALTGPVVFGINAVSDLLILVAVLRWRRTTAEPAGSAEPLLPALRAGIRYVRYAPGVRRILVRASVFVLPASALWGAAAGRGL, encoded by the coding sequence GTGCTGGCGCTGACCGGGCCGGTGGTGTTCGGCATCAACGCCGTGTCGGACCTGCTGATCCTGGTCGCGGTGCTGAGGTGGCGGCGCACCACCGCCGAGCCGGCCGGCTCGGCGGAACCTCTGCTGCCCGCCTTGCGGGCCGGAATCCGGTATGTGCGGTACGCGCCCGGTGTCCGCCGGATCTTGGTGCGTGCCTCGGTGTTCGTATTGCCGGCGTCAGCGTTGTGGGGGGCTGCTGCCGGTCGTGGCCTCTGA
- a CDS encoding ATP-binding protein has product MTGARSAGRPGTWVLPLHGTTAATVRTMRRWVSQHLDTLGDEHRDDVLLVATELLANAHDHGGGPRHLQLWHSLRPCTVRVEVADRNLVQPTMGLSRLPGPRGRGLLLVDRLSVTWGVLPETEFERKTVWAQIPCLGRCPRPGRTGETTYGGGSGELAG; this is encoded by the coding sequence TTGACCGGGGCCCGAAGTGCCGGCCGTCCGGGCACGTGGGTGCTGCCGCTGCACGGCACCACGGCGGCGACGGTGCGGACCATGCGCAGATGGGTGTCACAGCACTTGGACACGCTGGGTGACGAGCATCGCGACGACGTGCTCCTCGTCGCCACCGAATTGCTGGCCAACGCCCACGACCACGGCGGCGGACCGCGCCACCTGCAGCTGTGGCACAGCCTGCGCCCGTGCACCGTGCGGGTCGAGGTGGCCGACCGCAACCTCGTGCAGCCGACGATGGGCTTGTCGCGCCTGCCCGGCCCGCGCGGCCGTGGGCTCCTGCTCGTCGACCGCCTGTCGGTGACGTGGGGTGTGCTGCCCGAGACCGAGTTCGAGCGCAAGACGGTGTGGGCGCAGATCCCGTGCCTCGGCCGGTGTCCCCGGCCCGGGCGGACGGGCGAGACCACCTACGGCGGCGGGTCCGGCGAGCTGGCCGGCTGA
- a CDS encoding AI-2E family transporter produces the protein MKLRGRTGATESKPKRKRSEPTPLAATFPPGSVLPRVLVIMLGAASVVITLAGVRAIAFIVGPVFLALVIVITASPVQVWLLRKGWPRWLTTVVLVTVVYLVMVGLVFVVIVSLAQLATLLPQYAERASELLRSATDQLAQFGVGPQQLREVASSLDLGKLAGFVGSLLSGIGGVLTNLVFLLALLLFVSTEATWSDQRLNAIDSDRPWVTAAFHRFAEGTRSYILVTTVFGFIVAVLDGGALALIGIPVPILWGLLAFVTNYIPNVGFVIGVIPPALLGLLDGGWKKMLVVIVVYVALNFVVQSLIQPRFVAGSVGLSTLVTVLSLVFWAWLLGPLGAILAVPATLLLKALFVDIDPTAGWADALIRMIGKRPPPAAPEPVSEETGVATDGESVVDTEAPPTVKPRADAGADPGEPGPAPA, from the coding sequence GTGAAGCTGCGCGGACGAACCGGTGCCACGGAGTCGAAGCCGAAGCGCAAACGCTCCGAACCGACGCCGCTGGCGGCGACGTTCCCGCCCGGGAGCGTGCTGCCCCGAGTGCTGGTGATCATGCTGGGGGCCGCGTCGGTGGTGATCACGCTGGCCGGGGTGCGGGCGATCGCGTTCATCGTCGGTCCCGTGTTCCTGGCTCTGGTCATCGTGATCACCGCGAGCCCCGTGCAGGTCTGGCTGCTGCGCAAGGGCTGGCCTCGCTGGCTCACGACGGTCGTGCTCGTCACGGTGGTCTACCTCGTGATGGTGGGCCTGGTGTTCGTGGTGATCGTGTCGCTGGCACAGCTCGCGACGCTGCTGCCGCAGTACGCGGAGCGCGCGAGCGAACTGCTGCGATCCGCGACGGATCAGCTCGCCCAGTTCGGGGTCGGGCCGCAGCAGCTGCGGGAAGTGGCGTCTTCGCTGGACCTCGGCAAGCTCGCGGGCTTCGTCGGCTCCCTGCTGTCCGGCATCGGCGGTGTGCTCACCAACCTCGTGTTCCTGCTGGCGCTGCTGCTGTTCGTCAGCACCGAGGCCACGTGGTCCGATCAGCGCCTGAACGCCATCGACAGCGACCGGCCGTGGGTCACCGCCGCGTTCCACCGCTTCGCCGAAGGCACTCGCAGCTACATCCTCGTGACCACCGTGTTCGGCTTCATCGTGGCGGTGCTCGACGGCGGGGCGCTGGCGCTCATCGGCATCCCGGTGCCGATCCTGTGGGGGCTGCTCGCGTTCGTCACCAACTACATCCCGAACGTCGGCTTCGTGATCGGGGTGATCCCACCCGCGTTGCTGGGCCTGCTCGACGGCGGCTGGAAGAAGATGCTGGTCGTCATCGTGGTGTACGTGGCGCTGAATTTCGTGGTGCAGTCGCTGATCCAGCCGAGGTTCGTGGCCGGCTCCGTGGGGCTTTCGACGCTGGTGACGGTGCTGTCCCTGGTGTTCTGGGCGTGGCTGCTCGGGCCGCTGGGCGCCATCCTCGCGGTGCCGGCGACGCTGCTGCTCAAGGCGCTGTTCGTGGACATCGATCCGACGGCGGGCTGGGCCGACGCACTCATCCGCATGATCGGGAAACGGCCCCCGCCGGCGGCTCCGGAGCCGGTGAGCGAGGAAACCGGGGTGGCGACGGACGGCGAATCCGTCGTGGACACGGAAGCGCCGCCCACGGTGAAACCGCGTGCGGACGCCGGTGCGGACCCCGGCGAACCGGGGCCCGCACCGGCCTGA
- a CDS encoding DUF7144 family membrane protein encodes MTDTGARAPHTEAGGTTGRYPDGQSIPSGWTGWVAFAATMMMLLGAFQVIEGLVALLNTRYFVVDETGLVVSVNYTTWGWVHLALGALLIVVGIGVFMGNRVAQITGIVLAGLSAIVNLAFLPAYPLWAIIVIAVDVLVIYALAVHGKEMQKL; translated from the coding sequence ATGACCGACACGGGAGCACGAGCGCCGCACACCGAGGCCGGCGGAACCACCGGCCGTTACCCGGACGGCCAGTCGATACCGAGCGGCTGGACCGGCTGGGTCGCCTTCGCCGCGACCATGATGATGCTGCTGGGCGCGTTCCAGGTGATCGAAGGGCTCGTCGCGCTGCTCAACACCCGCTATTTCGTGGTCGACGAGACGGGCCTCGTCGTCTCGGTCAACTACACCACGTGGGGCTGGGTGCACCTCGCGCTCGGGGCCCTGCTGATCGTCGTCGGCATCGGCGTCTTCATGGGCAACCGGGTCGCGCAGATCACCGGCATCGTCCTCGCGGGCCTGAGCGCGATCGTCAATCTCGCGTTCCTGCCGGCGTACCCGCTGTGGGCGATCATCGTCATCGCCGTCGACGTGCTCGTGATCTACGCACTCGCGGTGCACGGCAAGGAGATGCAGAAGCTCTGA